In Sorghum bicolor cultivar BTx623 chromosome 8, Sorghum_bicolor_NCBIv3, whole genome shotgun sequence, one genomic interval encodes:
- the LOC8084417 gene encoding cation/H(+) antiporter 19, whose product MAKVASNGAFQGENPLDFALPLIILQICLVLVVTRGLAYLLRPLRQPRVIAEIIGGILLGPSALGRSTKFLHTVFPPASMTVLDTLANLGLLFFLFLVGLELDISAIRRTGRKALAISLSGIALPFALGVGTSFAFRATVVKDAPHAPFLVFMGVALSITAFPVLARILTELKLLTTDLGRMALSAAAVDDVMAWILLALAIALSGSSSPIISLWVLLTASAFVAAAFLLLKPVLAWMSRQCRDGEPIKELHVCATLGIVLAAGFTTDVIGIHALFGGFVVGVVVPKDGPFAGMLIEKVEDLVSGLFLPLYFVSSGLKTNVATISGAKSWGLLVLVIANACLGKIGGAVTTALLVKIPVREAVTLGFLMNTKGLVELVVLNIGRDRKVLNDEAFAIMVLMALFTTFITTPIVMAVYKPARPAAPYKRRTVECAPGDDTSELRVLACFHASRSIPTLLNLVEASRGTGRRRLVMYAMHLVELSERSSSITMVQRARRNGAPFFNSADRPEGQMVVAFEAFQQLSSVRVRAMTAISDMDTIHRDVIDSAAGKRAAIVVMPYHKALQQDGSLVSLGSAYHAINKRVLREAPCSVAVLVDRGLGGPAQVSAKNVSFSVATLFFGGPDDREALAYTTRMAEHPGVAVTLARFRPHSSGEESADDEAAVEAFKSKLGMVKDGSVHFEERQGYTKEEVLETINALSKFNVFVVGRMPPTAALVENPDELGPVGSYLASPEFRTSASVLVIKRYDPATNPKSKRFDPSARPPAATEEDVLDEEMGSRSTVVPVPWSPTSDAA is encoded by the exons ATGGCGAAGGTGGCGTCGAACGGGGCGTTCCAGGGAGAGAACCCGCTGGACTTCGCACTGCCGCTCATCATCCTGCAGATCTGCCTCGTCCTCGTCGTCACCCGCGGCCTCGCCTACCTTCTCCGCCCGCTCCGGCAGCCCCGCGTCATCGCCGAGATCATC GGAGGCATCCTGCTTGGCCCGTCGGCGCTGGGCCGGAGCACCAAGTTCCTGCACACCGTCTTCCCGCCGGCGAGCATGACGGTGCTGGACACGCTGGCGAACCTGGGCctgctcttcttcctcttcctcgtGGGTCTCGAGCTCGACATCTCCGCCATCCGCCGCACCGGGAGGAAGGCCCTGGCCATCTCCCTCTCCGGCATCGCGCTCCCGTTCGCGCTCGGCGTCGGCACGTCCTTCGCGTTCCGCGCCACCGTCGTCAAGGACGCCCCGCACGCTCCGTTCCTCGTGTTCATGGGCGTCGCGCTCTCCATCACCGCGTTCCCTGTGCTCGCGCGCATCCTCACCGAGCTCAAGCTCCTGACCACCGACCTCGGCCGCATGGCGctgtccgccgccgccgtcgacgacGTCATGGCGTGGATCCTCCTCGCGCTCGCCATCGCGCTCTCGGGCTCCAGCTCGCCGATCATCTCGCTCTGGGTCCTGCTCACCGCCTCCGCCTTTGTCGCCGCCGCGTTCCTGCTTCTCAAACCGGTGCTCGCGTGGATGTCTCGCCAGTGCCGCGACGGTGAGCCCATCAAGGAGCTCCACGTCTGCGCGACCCTCGGCATCGTCCTCGCCGCCGGCTTCACCACCGACGTCATCGGCATCCACGCGCTGTTCGGCGGGTTCGTCGTCGGTGTGGTCGTCCCCAAGGACGGTCCGTTCGCCGGCATGCTCATCGAGAAGGTGGAGGACCTCGTCTCGGGGCTCTTCCTCCCGCTCTACTTCGTCTCCAGCGGCCTCAAGACCAATGTCGCCACCATCAGCGGGGCCAAGTCATGGGGCTTGCTCGTGCTCGTCATCGCGAACGCGTGCCTCGGCAAGATCGGCGGCGCGGTCACCACCGCACTGCTCGTCAAGATCCCCGTCCGTGAGGCGGTCACCCTTGGCTTCCTGATGAACACCAAGGGGCTCGTCGAGCTCGTCGTGCTCAACATCGGCCGGGACCGCAAGGTCCTCAACGACGAGGCGTTCGCCATCATGGTGCTCATGGCGCTCTTCACCACCTTCATCACCACGCCCATCGTCATGGCGGTCTACAAGCCGGCGCGGCCGGCGGCGCCGTACAAGCGCCGCACCGTGGAGTGCGCGCCCGGCGACGACACCAGCGAGCTGCGCGTGCTGGCCTGCTTCcacgccagccgcagcatcccgACGCTGCTCAACCTCGTCGAGGCGTCGCGCGGCACGGGGCGGCGCCGCCTCGTCATGTACGCCATGCACCTCGTGGAGCTCTCGGAGCGGTCGTCGTCGATCACCATGGTCCAGCGCGCCCGCCGCAACGGCGCGCCGTTCTTCAACAGCGCCGACAGGCCGGAGGGCCAGATGGTGGTGGCGTTTGAGGCTTTCCAGCAGCTGAGCTCCGTGAGGGTGCGCGCCATGACGGCGATCTCGGACATGGACACCATCCACCGGGACGTCATCGACAGCGCCGCCGGCAAGCGTGCGGCCATCGTCGTCATGCCGTACCACAAGGCGCTCCAGCAGGACGGCTCCTTGGTGTCGCTGGGGTCGgcgtaccacgccatcaacaAGCGCGTGCTCCGCGAGGCGCCCTGCTCCGTCGCCGTCCTCGTCGACCGTGGCCTCGGTGGCCCCGCGCAGGTGTCCGCCAAGAACGTGTCCTTCTCCGTCGCGACGCTCTTCTTCGGCGGGCCCGACGACCGTGAGGCGCTCGCCTACACGACGCGCATGGCGGAGCATCCGGGTGTCGCCGTCACGCTGGCAAGGTTCCGTCCGCACTCCTCCGGCGAGGAGAGCGCCGACGACGAGGCGGCGGTCGAGGCTTTCAAGTCGAAGCTCGGCATGGTGAAGGATGGATCGGTGCACTTCGAGGAGCGGCAGGGGTACACGAAGGAGGAGGTGCTGGAGACCATCAACGCGCTGTCCAAGTTCAATGTGTTCGTCGTGGGAAGGATGCCGCcgacggcggcgctggtggagaatCCCGACGAGCTGGGCCCAGTGGGCAGCTACCTGGCGTCGCCGGAGTTCAGGACGTCGGCGTCCGTTCTGGTGATCAAGAGATACGACCCGGCGACGAACCCGAAGAGCAAGAGGTTCGACCCCAGCGCGAGGCCGCCGGCAGCGACGGAGGAGGACGTGCTGGATGAGGAGATGGGAAGCAGGTCCACTGTGGTGCCAGTGCCATGGTCGCCGACGAGCGACGCGGCCTGA